In Mycteria americana isolate JAX WOST 10 ecotype Jacksonville Zoo and Gardens chromosome 5, USCA_MyAme_1.0, whole genome shotgun sequence, one DNA window encodes the following:
- the LOC142409843 gene encoding olfactory receptor 5J3-like → MADENCTEVTQFTFSGLTEHPQLKPVLFALFLGTYVLTLVGNLGLIALIRVSPQLHTPMYFFLGNLSFLDICYSSTISPKMLLDLPTKTKAISFAGCLTQFYFYAVFATAEIYLLTATAYDRYVAISKPLLYNFVMSPRICMSLVTVSYLAGLLNATVHTSALLWLSFCGPPVINNFYCDGPPLFVVASTDTRLNEGLMFVGFNMVTTNLLILTSYACIVVAVGRMGSAAGRRKACSTCASHLAAVIIFYVSATFNYMQPSSSNSLESKKIASIFYTIVVPMLNPMIYSLRNKEVKHALTSFIRRKMDF, encoded by the coding sequence ATGGCTGATGAGAACTGCACCGAGGTGACCCAGTTCACCTTCTCAGGACTCACAGAGCACCCACAACTGAAGCCCGTCCTCTTTGCGCTCTTCCTGGGCACCTATGTGCTGACACTAGTGGGGAACCTTGGTCTGATCGCCCTGATCAGGGTCAGCCCCCAGCttcacacccccatgtacttcttcctcggTAACTTGTCCTTCTTAGACATTTGCTACTCCTCCACCATCAGCCCCAAAATGCTGCTGGACCTTCCAAcaaaaaccaaagccatttctttTGCTGGCTGCCTCACGCAGTTTTATTTCTATGCTGTTTTTGCCACAGCTGAGATTTACCTGCTCACTGCCACGGCTTATGACCGGTATGTGGCCATCTCCAAGCCCCTGCTCTACAACTTTGTCATGTCTCCTCGTATCTGCATGAGCCTGGTCACTGTGTCCTACCTTGCAGGGTTGCTGAACGCCACCGTGCACACAAGTGCCCTGCTCTGGTTGTCCTTCTGCGGCCCCCCGGTCATCAACAACTTCTACTGCGATGGGCCACCGCTGTTTGTTGTCGCCTCCACTGACACGCGCCTCAATGAGGGTTTAATGTTTGTGGGTTTCAACATGGTGACCACCAACCTGCTCATCCTCACCTCCTACGCCTGCATCGTGGTGGCCGTGGGCAGGatgggctctgctgcaggcaggcgcAAAGCCTGCTCCACCTGCGCCTCCCACCTGGCAGCCGTCATCATTTTCTATGTGTCTGCTACTTTTAATTACATGCAACCCAGTTCATCAAACTCCCTGGAGAGCAAGAAAATCGCATCCATCTTTTACACCATTGTAGTCCCCATGCTGAACCCCATGATTTACAGCCTGAGAAACAAGGAGGTGAAGCATGCCCTAACCAGTTTTATCAGGAGGAAAATGGACTTCTGA